The window CAAGATCTAGATTATGGATGTTATATATCAATGAAAGAAGTCGCTTCCAGTCTgtcaaatttagaaaatatatatgtCAAGGAAACATTTTCAACGTTTACCTCTATCAATAAATCCATGTTCGACATGCTAGTGGGAACTGTTGGTAGACATTTCATACCATGTATACTAAAGCACAGTAATAGTGCATTCATTAAAgacttcattgaacttttgaaattttccACGGATCAAAACCCTCATACCATCAAAATTGAAAGTCAAtatgaaaaattgtattttaggCGGATTATAGATGATATAAGTAATGGTCTACATTGGGATTATTTTGACACTGTTCAAATGAAACGTGAAGATTATCGATCATATTTCTtagaaaacattttgaaaactatTAAGCCTTCATTCTGTAAGTCAAAAATAGACGGATCAACTCTGCTGCACGCCACAGCACTTCTTGGATACaatgatattttgttattttttgttgagAGTGATAAGTCACAGGTAAATTCTAGAGACAACACAGGTAGAACTCCTTTGCATATGGCATGTTCGAAGGGCAATACAGTTGTAGCTAAAGTATTAATTAAATTCAATGCTGAAGTTAATCAGTTGGATACCAATAAAGTGACTCCATTTATGTTAGCCTGTTCATCTGGAAACATCGAGCTTATAAAATTTCTTCTCACAAAAAACATCGACATCAATGCATTCAATTTATTCGGATCTTCTCCACTTCTTGAGGCATGCATCAAAAACAACGTCAAAGTGTTTTCTTTTTTACTCGAAAATAAAGCCAAGGttgattgttttaataaaaatggtGATACTCCGTTACATTTAGCATGCAAATCTGGACAGACTGAAATCCTAAACCTGTTAATACAATATGATATACATTCGTGTATAAATAGGCCTAATGCCAACGGTTATACTCCGTTTTATTTAGCTATAAGTAATGGACAACACGAAATGGCTAAAACTATAATAAAGTATGGAGCTGATCCCAACTGTCCAAATGACGATGGATTTACTCCTTTACACTTAACATCACTTCATGGATACTCTGATCTCTCATCTTTTATTATTGATAATTATGAACTACAGATAAATTGTAGAGACAAAACTGGTAAAACCCCTTTGCATTTGGCGTGTTCAAAGGGCAATGCAGTTGTAGCTAAATTATTGATTAAATATAATGCCGAAGTTAATCAAATTGACAACGATAAAGTGACACCCTTTATGTTAGCTTGTTCATCAGGTAACATTGAGATGGTAAAGTTTCTTCTCACAACGGACGTTAACATCAATGCATTTGATTCATTCGGATCTTCTCCACTTCTTGAAGCATGCACCATAGACAACGTTAAAGTGTTTTCTCTTTTACTCGACAATAAAGCCAAGGTTGATTGTTTCAACAAAAATGGCGATACACCGTTGCATTTAGCATGTCAAGCCGGATACACCGAAATCCTGAAACTGTTAATAAACTGTGATATAGATACATGTTTAAATAAGCCTAATGTGAAAGGTTACACTCCGTTTTATTTGGCTATAAATAATGGACAACACGAAATTgctaaaacaataataaaatctgGAGCTGACCCAAATTATCAAAACGAGGACGGATTAACTCCTTTACACATCGCATGTGAGACAAATAAATTCGaaattgtgaaaattttattAGAGCAATATCAAGTAGAATTCAATAAAGAAGACAACAAAGGCAGAACTCCACTTGATATTTCTAAAATCAACAAACGCAAAGATATATCTGAATTGCTTATTGGAAGAGAACAAATAGACAAAACCCTAGTTAGTATTCCGATTACGAGTACATCAACATgttgaaagaaaacatttttgtatttagtAGAAAGCAAATGTGTAACATGTCGTATCTaaattgcagaaaaaaaaaatgacatgcatattattatttattatttttcgtATGAATAAGCATAAGTATTTTTAATGACAAACATGATATATGATATGtacattatttatgtaaaagGCATTCCATTGAACATTTAactaatttttgtttgttatgagtttttttttgttatactatTTGTTCgcaatttgtttttcgttataaCATGTTTAACGTTATGTCCTGTTGATACACCATTTTATGTTTTGTAATGTTATAGCAGCTTGAATAATGTTTCCTTGAAGATTGGTATCAGTTGTCGGAAGTGCTGACCGTCGGATAAACAAATGCCATGTAGAAGTATTTATCTAAACTATTTTACGATTAACCGTCGCAAAAAGCGGTTGTTTTAAACGATATTTGAAATTACTTGTTTTAAACGATATTTGAAATTACTTGTTTTAAACGATATTTGAAATTACTTTAAGAATAAATAGCTCAActtgaaaattgtaaattttttctatcgtttctgttaaattgattttttttttttttgcaatcagTGACGATCAatactttttcattttgtacTTTCAAATCGGTGTTATTGAGTAAAGATTAATTGCTTTTCTTTCCGTAGTGATATGCTTAGAGAAAGGTGAACCGAGAAAGATGTTAgtacataaattttaaaatgttagatAAACAGAAACAACGATTATCTTTCCAATCTTTAACCCCTCCCTCCTTCGACCccaaatttaaatttgataaagtcCCTTTCTAGGAATACATATGCCAAAAAAAGTAATGAATTTCaaatcagatttcatttatttgaatattcttaaatgcatgatttctttttttgacagaaactacaaaaaatcgTTATTATCTGTACTgcctttaaaacactgatttcagaatttttattacattgtgtacaaaaatattttctagtTAGGATTATGAGAAACCTATCTTTTTTCATCAAAGCCTCGTTTTTCAAGAAGTCTAAGTAGTTcttctactgtaatcactagGCTAGACGGTCAACACTGTGGGTTTGCGGGCGAACTCCGTCCGTGCGGGGGGTTTCGAGTTCAATAATAATTGATTAGGACTCAGTTTTCCTATCAATGGTGTGTGGTTTTCTCCGTGCACTCCAGCTACCTCTACCAATAAAACCAGGCGCCACGAAATAGCCAAATATGGCGTTTAAAAGTGacattaaaacaccaacaatcaatttttctcttattttgaaactacgatgtttgtcCACAGTATTTaattattcaacttttttttaacttcaagTCAGATGGCGGATTAAAAAGAAAtgggtggggggggggagggtggGCGGATAGATTGTTTGACCATCCTTGAATTGAACAACGTAACATTTTTAGTCTCGCTACAAtcgatgatatttttttaattttatagagTATATATAACACCCCTTACAGAATCCAGGAAACGGCCCTAAAGGTaagaatagatttgaactgtgcagtatatctgaggtagttaatgcacacttTAGCTGTGCATTATTCCGATTACAGCACAATCAGAgcaaagagattttacccatgtcatgttTCAAGTATTTCATAccataattaacatgattaatctTCTCTTTTGAACTTTAGAAAGTTTGAATTGATTTACCTTTCTTTTGTATCTAGTCTTAATATCTAGTCAATTTTGTTTAATATGTAAATGTTGCATCTGTCAAATGTTACTTTACATgatatgccaaaaataaaattgatgtaaatACTGAATATTTGTTATTGTTTACCCTCGATATACACAACGCACCTACACTATGTTTAAGTGAGACAAATATTATGCTTCCTTTTGAAAAGAGAGATAATGCTATAATTATAGTAGTATGAAATTAAAGTTAATATATAGTCAGAAATTCAAAGTATTTGTATAACCATGTTGAAGACATAACTAATAGCATCTTATAGGCAAAAATATAATTCCACAGTAAATCAGTAATAAACAATCCACTAAACTGAATAATCAAACGTTAGACTATATATCCAACGGAACGACTAAAAAACAAAGCTCTGTTATATTCCTCACATGATACCGTcaatttatgattaaaattgtGGGGTAATTCTGGTTTCATAGCTAACAAAATGtcttacttgtatgacatttatataaagtttttataatTGGTTTATCGTGTTTATGTTGCCATAATTGTGAAACAGCAGATACAACAGTGTAAACAAACAGCACAGACATTCAAcacaactaaaaaaataaaaattgcctTTGAATCAAGCAAAGACTCAATAACGTCGTTGATAGTACGTAAACAAACAGTATAACAAATAAAACTGATTAAGACGCCAACAAAAAAAGAGTttgtaatattttgtacatgCAGTAAATTTAATCAAAATGGATTACTAgtacaaaataagtaaaacataaaaacaagggtaaacaaaataaaagaaacactttaaGAAAAGCAGGCGTCAGACTTGAACACAAAGACATATCTTCAAAAGGAACGCCCAAACATAGAGCGCCTTGATGTATGGGTTAGTGCATCAGACTAACACAAGGTTTCttggttcgatccccgttccaGGGTGAAAATTCAAGGGACTgcattttcggctctcccttgaatCCTTTGcgagttaaaatattttaacgaTCAAAATGATCGTTAGAgtacaaagaaaaacaaagagaaaaCTGTAAGCTAAATTAAATGCTACACACCTTGAGTAACTACAATCTATAACTTAAGACCTTATATTATTTGTAAAGTAGACCccaaatatttattcattagtTCTTAGTTTCGATGAACGTTTTGGGTATAAAAAAAGACAAGACATACTATGACaaatcttttatattatatttgataaaatgcTGAAACATGACAACTGAATTCAGCAATCTCATTTAAATTTGCCTATATATACATTTCTTTTACATCAACAAGAGCATGAAGAGAGCGTGCATATGTTGATACACAATACATGTCTTGCCTGCTTGACTTTTCATTATAACATTCAGTACGAAAGTCTGTAATATGAACAGATTAgataagtttaaacatattcatttatagtggattgggaaacaagtttttgaaACATGCACATTTGGCGATAGTTAAACCCTACCACAgctgtatgtgtctgtccaaagtcaggagctgTAATTTAGCGGATGTTTGTTAatgaatatcatatttgttttttgtttattaatttgtacataaatcaggccgatACTTTCTCGTTTTAGATTGCTTTACATCTGTCATTTTGGGAACCTTTAtcgctgactatgcagtatgggtttaaTTCATTATTGAAGgttatacggtgacctatagatgtaaatgtctatgtcatttggtctcttgtggaaaattGTCTCTCATTGCCATCGTCCGATATCTTCTTAACTTCAAACTATAAACagacatgtatattttaaaagactTCTATTCACCAAATATATTGGTCCTAAAGGTtataatatctataaaaaaagacTAAACCCTACAGTCATATGAACACTGCCACTCACAGATTGCTCTAAACACTAAATAAGTTTACACACTTCTTAAAttttttgataaacaaacaaaaacaacaattataTGGCTTTTAGAACATATAACACGTCCCAACTATTGTTTTAAGTGTTAATATATTATCTTCCTCAtcatgttaaaaaatgactacTGCATGAGTAAATGCCATTTCTGTGGAGTTTTGCGAAATACGATAAAACCTTACATCCCAGCTcttttgttctaacaggggtgatctgagtcGGATAACTTTACCAGATCATcccattttgtgtttctttgttatgcatgctttcctgtGCTCGAttacattttggcgggaatgtcaaatccactataaaacttataattaattatacgaaaaagactatctatcaaaattgacGTAGCAAAAATCCAGTGTaaatgctgggattcgaactaaagacctttagcatatcaagccacgacacatacctctaatccaggacgactggatacgaactcaCAGTAAtgtaacatacttaaaggaagcaagatctttttataagtgggacgagttggcagacctttattcagtggggttttagACTTTTGCGTTAATAactgagttgtcagactgattgttcaatttgattgtacacttttttaaaagtggggcgagtcggtaaacaagagtggggcgaattttttataaagtggcgatatagtatGGGCCGATTGGCAAGGAGGGCGAGttaacattgtttgatatctactcatcgtattcgggggtcataaaggtatacatcatatagtaatatataaagtatattgtaaTGGTTGTGTGATGTTctaactagattttatgaattgtaaatggtttttcgtctaatataaaacagctgggatgtaaaacaGTTATCCCACTCGGATTTCATGGACTTGGTATGTCAGTGTTATTTCATTCTCTAACCTCCGgtcatcggggtgatcttacactgacataCCGCGTCCTTGTGGTATAACTATTAAATAAACACATGATTAGCGTATACTCATGTCATCGAATCTATAACATGATATATTGTATGATGTGCTCTCATTAAGAAtttgaaatatacataaaaagtTACATTTAAACCTTGAGATTTAAATAAGTCTTGATTAATTGAATGATTGTTGTTGTTCGTCCAGTGGCCTGATTTTTCCGTTAGttttatcgtcatgtttggtgaaTTGCACATTgtaatgacttgttataaaactctgggtgatatattgcgtgataggggatgCACATGTTGTCTTTCTGAAGCgaatattgcaacaccaagaacggcagattctttttatgtatgttccAATGTACCTGggactagacaggcgcatcagacaactgcatgtattttgcATGAATTGTTAATTTCggattatgaaagctaaactcagaatatataattatgtcatgactctgtgacgttcaattatttaaaagactggtgtatAGAATCGACATCTCGACCACAGtcattcctggcgttcaatttcAACGtcttctgattttggtattatgctcatttcagGAGTGATATATCGTACTTTAAAAACAGTCTATATAAAGCATTATAGCGTATTGTTTTAGCTgttgatcgtgtaaattatgctcgatcaTTTCCGACCTATCTTCAAGATATGACTTCCAttcccgaacatcacccacaggtggcaatggaatttgaaaatgataatttcactgtacgtaagaccaacAAATTTCTTTCTTATAACACGATTGACCAGGCACAAAAATAGAATAATGCAATTAtgaagggcgatgttggtgccatAGGATGAACCAAAGATCTCActtagacaaatggatggtagctgAACCAGGAGTTAGTACACTagaagatgaatttgaaagatcttgTGTTTTGGGACATTCTATAACAGACGAACGACATAAtaaagactctacgaaaacacaaaaagatgtctttaaacagctttaaaggctttgtaaagtgatgaactagtttggaaattcatttctagaagagtcgtcagatttgtaaaatatataatccatttaggaaattgttgaacaggtaagatatgtaaataaactccaatATATTGGttcaaacaatacgaagatcttttgaaacaaatgtaaaacaaaggaGAACCTGCATTTtgtaaccaaataaaaaataacaacttctTATTTTGGCTGCAAAAAAAAACCCAGGAAACGTCTTCGTCAAAAACAAAGCTTgagaaccttaaaagtgattgcgatatcttttctagacttttcatttgttgtcacagtagacagttttctttatccataaaaacCAAACTTctcctccgtctttatctcaggatgtttcttgaaatagtggtattaaatcgctgcaaatgggtttacttgaaacattctgcgatttgctgatccgAATTCGGTCGCATTTATTGTTGGTGGGGCAGCAATTGTTgattccaggtcacaaagttgggcaacaatatttgatgattatgcaaatgatgtcGTACAGCCTTACAtgaaatcttgcatcgataagtattcaagagtagacattgtatttgatgtttactaaatgaataatttaagggctgtgacaagacaaaggcaaggttTTTGTGCCAGATGGAAAAGTGTTGattctggtagaacaccaagggtttggagtagttt of the Mytilus galloprovincialis chromosome 8, xbMytGall1.hap1.1, whole genome shotgun sequence genome contains:
- the LOC143042198 gene encoding uncharacterized protein LOC143042198; the protein is MNEETVVLQPFVKEQQMHLEYIKRGAVQDIFVHTKAFTCIYDTVSENKVTVISGPPGCGKTVMSYQAALKLKETENYNIVVITNPWQLMAFLNTNTKQVFVIDDIVGKYSLNDNSLQSWEADANFIIHNLGRLLNTKLIVTCRSYIYRNKRFNSLKLPHIHCDMLADNMIMTIEERQQMCSCYISEEEAQSLHDSILILYSFFPLICSQYKIQHRKNINGYFLYPNNIIQEEMNELRLSSDPCFIALGLLVIYNNSIDRQSLMFYDQTETAAVRINDVLNEMLQDLDYGCYISMKEVASSLSNLENIYVKETFSTFTSINKSMFDMLVGTVGRHFIPCILKHSNSAFIKDFIELLKFSTDQNPHTIKIESQYEKLYFRRIIDDISNGLHWDYFDTVQMKREDYRSYFLENILKTIKPSFCKSKIDGSTLLHATALLGYNDILLFFVESDKSQVNSRDNTGRTPLHMACSKGNTVVAKVLIKFNAEVNQLDTNKVTPFMLACSSGNIELIKFLLTKNIDINAFNLFGSSPLLEACIKNNVKVFSFLLENKAKVDCFNKNGDTPLHLACKSGQTEILNLLIQYDIHSCINRPNANGYTPFYLAISNGQHEMAKTIIKYGADPNCPNDDGFTPLHLTSLHGYSDLSSFIIDNYELQINCRDKTGKTPLHLACSKGNAVVAKLLIKYNAEVNQIDNDKVTPFMLACSSGNIEMVKFLLTTDVNINAFDSFGSSPLLEACTIDNVKVFSLLLDNKAKVDCFNKNGDTPLHLACQAGYTEILKLLINCDIDTCLNKPNVKGYTPFYLAINNGQHEIAKTIIKSGADPNYQNEDGLTPLHIACETNKFEIVKILLEQYQVEFNKEDNKGRTPLDISKINKRKDISELLIGREQIDKTLVSIPITSTSTC